The following nucleotide sequence is from Lacinutrix sp. Hel_I_90.
CCAAACGTAATTTTTTACGCTACCTAGCTTTTTAGCTTTTATTCCTTTTGTTGTAACCTCCCATGTTTGGTGATTAAAAAACAAATATTGAGTTGAAAAATTAGCCTTTTCGAAAGAAGGTTCTATTCTATTTAATTGAGATAAGCTTTTATCGCTAAGTTGATTAGTTCTTAGCAACATATTACGTAAATTCACTGGTTTGTTAGTGGTTTCTAAATGGTTGAAAAGATGCTTTTTAATATGGTGACCTTTTACCTTTTGTACAATGTTACCAGTAACTTTTACAAATTCGTAGTCCTCTTTGCTCTGGTCGCTCTCATATACAAAATACCCTTGATGCTCGATAAAATGCATGGCATAAGTGTTGTTATAATCGTATTTTAAAGCTTCTTTTTTAGGAATCCAGGTTTCATTCCAGAAACGCAAAGGCATTGCGTTTTCAACTAATTTTTCTAAATTCTTTTTAAAAATATACTCGCTACCAGAATAGTAGGTTTTTAGTACATAGTCTCTAAAGTCTTTTAAACCATTGCCTCTAAAGTCTTTTTGATTTCTCAACCATTTAGGCAACCAAATAATTTTTATATCGTCATACTCAATACCAAATTTTAAAGCAGCTTCAATACCAGGTCCATCAATATCCGGTAAAATGTAAATATTACTAGCTAGTTTTTTTAACTCGATATAGTCTGATCTAGTTAACCTATCGGATTCAGAATTTAACCAAATCACGTTATAACCAAAAGAAGCAATATTTAAGGCGTCACGATCACCAGAAGCGATTATAATATTGTCTAGTTTTAAATCTTGCTTTTTAGGTCCTTTTGTCTTTTTTTCGTAATCCCATTCCGCTTCAACATTAAAAGCGTGTTGTACCTGTTTATCTGGTAGAAGTTCAAAACCAAAAATAAAATTAGCTGGTTTAATACCATTATAACTAAAACGATACCTTTTGTCCTGGTTAAGCGGTTGGTATATTTTTTGCCATGAACCAAAGTCGAAAACAAAAATAGGATAGTCTGCAGTTGCAGTTGAAATTACCTTTTTTCCACTTTCGGTAATACGAGTAAATGATTTACAGCTTTTAATATTAAACTCATCACAAAGTTTTTCTGTTACCTCTGGACCAAGTGTTTTTAATTCAAAGTCATTAATTTTGTTATTATAATCGAATGTACAACCCACTTTTTCTGTAGGTTTAGCCTCTTTAAATTCTAGTATTGCACTAGGTAAATCTTTTGGGTTTGTGGTAACTCCAAATTTTACAGCGAGTTCTTTTAAGGCCGTTATGTAATCGCATTGGCGATCATCCATATAAACCTGAATACCTGTTTTTGCCTTATTGCTTTCTACCCAATCAGCCATCCAGTATATACCTTTAATTAATTTAATGGTACTACTGCCATGCTTGGTTGTATCGTTTTTAGCGCGAAAGGTTTTTTTGCTATTACTACCTATGTTTAATGCATCTGGATGCACACTGGTAATAATATCTAAACCTTTATTTGAGGCTTGGTAAATTTTATCGCTTAATTGTTGGCTCATTAATCTTATTTCTAATGATTTACATTAATAGAAGCTAAAACCTCTTTTGTTAAATTGTTGGAATACTTGTAGCGCTCTACATTTAACTCGTGAATAGTTTTTTTAAAGTAGTTGTTAAAAAGGTCTTTTTCTGATTTTGAATAGTTGTTAGAAACATCAACCGCATCAATCATTTCCTGAACAAATTGTATTTTTGAATCTATGCGCGAAAGGCTCACAGTATTATCTAAAAACTCTAGTTTTTCATCTTCTTTAGAAACATCAATTACATTGAAGTGTTTAGAGATATAAGAGTTAACTACAAATGGTTTTGTTCTGGTTAAAAAAACAAATGTTAGTGCCTTTTTTACTGCGTAAACATTAGACTTAATGTATTGTAAAA
It contains:
- a CDS encoding DUF5906 domain-containing protein, which codes for MSQQLSDKIYQASNKGLDIITSVHPDALNIGSNSKKTFRAKNDTTKHGSSTIKLIKGIYWMADWVESNKAKTGIQVYMDDRQCDYITALKELAVKFGVTTNPKDLPSAILEFKEAKPTEKVGCTFDYNNKINDFELKTLGPEVTEKLCDEFNIKSCKSFTRITESGKKVISTATADYPIFVFDFGSWQKIYQPLNQDKRYRFSYNGIKPANFIFGFELLPDKQVQHAFNVEAEWDYEKKTKGPKKQDLKLDNIIIASGDRDALNIASFGYNVIWLNSESDRLTRSDYIELKKLASNIYILPDIDGPGIEAALKFGIEYDDIKIIWLPKWLRNQKDFRGNGLKDFRDYVLKTYYSGSEYIFKKNLEKLVENAMPLRFWNETWIPKKEALKYDYNNTYAMHFIEHQGYFVYESDQSKEDYEFVKVTGNIVQKVKGHHIKKHLFNHLETTNKPVNLRNMLLRTNQLSDKSLSQLNRIEPSFEKANFSTQYLFFNHQTWEVTTKGIKAKKLGSVKNYVWKSDIIQHEPKIQEQPFTITKLDDGSYDIEIHTTTNKYLNYLINTSRVYWREDLEVPYITETGFNKVEKEKYFKENQFNIAGKNLSPSQIHEQKQHLVNKIFTVGYLLHSYKSKSKGWAVWNMDYKVVDDLESNGGTGKSLFFNLLFPILKNVKQIEGRQKGLADKDFLFDGVTDKTDLVFIDDADAYFRFNRLFTAITGDLQVNPKGTSAYEIKFDKSPKIAISSNFGLQDVDGSTRRRLLFVLTGDYYHDKSDDYNEGRQVSDDFGGKQLLSDFTPTDWEDYYNATAYCTSFYLGCEGKLNPPMDNVEKRNLVREMKSPFKNWADLYFTIEDKTLNAELERKQLYSLFKDSANQPNYSPNRFKKSLESWCKFYGYKLNPENYARVKDGRIIDRFNGKPTEFFIIQTEPEADLIKVEKPQLTIIPEAEKEEDIPF